Proteins encoded within one genomic window of Esox lucius isolate fEsoLuc1 chromosome 12, fEsoLuc1.pri, whole genome shotgun sequence:
- the bcas2 gene encoding pre-mRNA-splicing factor SPF27, with protein sequence MAGTSSVAGEVFVDALPYFDQGYDAAGVREAAAALVEEETRRYRPTKNYLSYLPTPDFTTFETEIMRNEFERLAARQPLELLSMKRYELPAPSSGQKNDITAWQDCVNNSMAQLEHQAVRIENLELMAHYGTNAWKVYNDNLAFMIELAQKELQKFRKQVQDLNWQRKNDQLAGGAKLRELESNWVSLVSKNYEIERAIVQLENEVGQLKQQQGDENKENIRQDF encoded by the exons ATGGCTGGAACTTCCTCAGTTGCTGGTGAAGTATTTGTTGATGCTCTGCCGTATTTTGACCAGGGTTATGATGCGGCTGGTGTTCGAGAGGCG GCTGCAGCCTTGGTAGAAGAGGAGACTCGCAGATACAGACCCACCAAAAACTACCTCAGTTATTTGCCCACACCTGATTTCACTACCTTTGAA ACTGAAATCATGAGGAACGAGTTTGAGAGGCTAGCAGCTCGGCAGCCCCTGGAACTTCTCAGTATGAAGAG ATATGAGCTTCCAGCTCCATCGTCAGGACAGAAGAATGATATCACGGCATGGCAGGACTGTGTGAACAACTCCATGGCTCAGCTGGAACATCAGGCAGTGCGCATTGAAAATCTGGAACTAATGGCACATTACGGCACCAATGCATGGAAAGTCTACAATGA TAACCTGGCTTTTATGATTGAACTGGCTCAAAAGGAACTACAAAAATTTAG AAAGCAGGTTCAGGACTTAAACTGGCAACGGAAGAATGATCAGCTTGCAGGAGGGGCAAAGCTGAGAGAGCTGGAGTCAAA TTGGGTGTCCCTTGTAAGTAAGAATTATGAGATTGAACGTGCCATCGTCCAGTTGGAGAATGAAGTTGGACAGCTCAAACAGCAGCAAGGTGATGAGAACAAGGAAAATATTCGACAGGACTTCTAA